One genomic region from Haloprofundus salinisoli encodes:
- a CDS encoding NUDIX hydrolase, with protein METTRHFTATAYIVNDGATALHEHKRLGLRLPPGGHVDRDELPHEAALREAREETGLAPTLLVDQRDVASETARTIPRPRHLLLEDIDVYGHEVGHQHIDHIYYATVDKRAIDPDDDEESADVWDWYTPDDLRTSDLDADVVELGLEAIECAARR; from the coding sequence ATGGAGACGACGCGACACTTCACGGCGACGGCGTACATCGTCAACGACGGGGCGACGGCGCTGCACGAGCACAAGCGACTCGGCCTGCGACTCCCGCCCGGCGGCCACGTCGACAGAGACGAACTCCCCCACGAGGCGGCGCTCCGGGAGGCCCGCGAGGAGACGGGTCTGGCCCCGACGCTGCTCGTCGACCAGCGCGACGTCGCCTCCGAGACGGCGCGGACGATTCCGCGGCCGCGACACCTGTTACTCGAAGACATCGACGTCTACGGCCACGAGGTCGGCCACCAGCACATCGACCACATCTACTACGCGACGGTCGATAAACGCGCTATCGACCCCGACGACGACGAGGAGAGCGCAGACGTGTGGGACTGGTACACACCCGACGACCTCCGAACGAGCGACTTGGACGCCGACGTGGTCGAACTCGGCTTGGAAGCCATCGAGTGTGCGGCTCGGCGCTGA
- a CDS encoding transcription initiation factor IIB yields the protein MTDSVRRYTGERTRQRDEDESEEEADETLRCPECGGQLASDTEHGETVCADCGLVVSEDGIDRGPEWRAFNSTEKDQKSRVGAPTTNMMHDKGLSTNIGWQNKDAYGNSLSSRQREKMQRLRTWNERFRTRDSKERNLKQALGEIDRMASALGLPENVRETASVIYRRALGEDLLPGRSIEGVSTASLYAAARQAGTPRSLDEITSVSRVEKDEIARTYRYVVRELKLEIQPADPESYVPRFASDLDLSDEAERRARRLLKNAKEQGVHSGKSPVGLAAAAVYAASLLTNEKVTQSEVSDVANISEVTIRNRYHELLEAEEQVHLP from the coding sequence ATGACTGATAGTGTCCGACGATACACGGGCGAGCGCACCCGACAGAGAGACGAGGATGAGAGCGAAGAAGAAGCCGACGAGACGCTGCGCTGCCCGGAGTGCGGCGGACAGTTGGCTAGCGACACCGAACACGGCGAGACCGTCTGCGCCGACTGCGGTCTCGTCGTCAGCGAGGACGGCATCGACCGCGGCCCCGAGTGGCGCGCGTTCAACTCCACGGAGAAGGACCAGAAGTCCCGCGTCGGCGCGCCGACGACGAACATGATGCACGACAAGGGACTGTCGACCAACATCGGCTGGCAGAACAAGGACGCCTACGGCAACTCGCTGTCGAGCCGCCAGCGAGAGAAGATGCAGCGGCTCCGCACATGGAACGAGCGCTTCCGCACCCGCGACTCGAAAGAGCGCAATCTGAAGCAGGCGCTCGGCGAGATCGACCGCATGGCCTCGGCGCTCGGACTTCCCGAGAACGTCCGCGAGACGGCGTCGGTCATCTACCGCCGCGCGCTCGGCGAGGACCTGCTGCCGGGGCGCTCCATCGAGGGCGTCTCGACGGCGAGTCTCTACGCCGCCGCTCGGCAGGCGGGGACGCCGCGCAGCCTCGACGAAATCACGAGCGTCTCCCGCGTCGAGAAAGACGAGATCGCGCGGACGTACCGCTACGTCGTCCGCGAGCTGAAACTCGAAATCCAGCCCGCAGACCCCGAGAGCTACGTGCCGCGGTTCGCGTCTGACCTCGACCTCTCCGACGAGGCCGAGCGCCGCGCTCGCCGGCTGTTGAAGAACGCCAAGGAACAGGGCGTCCACTCGGGCAAATCGCCAGTCGGCCTCGCGGCCGCGGCCGTCTACGCCGCCTCGCTGCTCACCAACGAGAAGGTGACCCAGAGCGAAGTGAGCGACGTCGCCAACATCAGTGAAGTCACCATCCGCAACCGCTACCACGAACTGCTCGAAGCCGAAGAGCAGGTCCATCTGCCGTAA
- the gatC gene encoding Asp-tRNA(Asn)/Glu-tRNA(Gln) amidotransferase subunit GatC, whose product MSDTSVDAEEVRHVATLARVDLDDAEVEEFAAQFADILTYFDALDEVPAVDDEAELVNVMRPDEVRESLSQEEALSNAAEAEDGFFKGPKVS is encoded by the coding sequence ATGAGCGACACGTCCGTCGACGCGGAGGAAGTGCGTCACGTTGCGACCCTCGCGCGGGTCGACCTCGACGACGCGGAGGTCGAGGAGTTCGCCGCGCAGTTCGCGGACATTCTCACGTACTTCGACGCGCTCGACGAAGTGCCCGCAGTCGACGACGAAGCCGAGTTGGTGAACGTGATGCGCCCCGACGAGGTCCGTGAGAGTCTCAGTCAGGAGGAGGCGCTCTCGAACGCCGCCGAGGCCGAAGACGGCTTCTTCAAAGGACCGAAGGTGTCGTAG
- the gatA gene encoding Asp-tRNA(Asn)/Glu-tRNA(Gln) amidotransferase subunit GatA, translating into MAADLNIFVTEETVESDADGPLSGKTVAVKDNISTEGLRTTCGSAMLDDYVPPYDATVVKRLKDAGATIVGKANMDEFGMGSTTETSAFGATKNPVDPERVPGGSSGGSAAAVAAGEADLALGTDTGGSVRNPAAFCGVVGIKPTYGLVSRYGLVAYANSLEQIGPFAPTVAEAAELLDVIAGPDAKDATTRDEGVNSDYAGAADGDVDGLTVGVPTELVEGADDRVVEAFEAALSELEAQGAETTEVSLESVGHAVQAYYVIAMSEASSNLARFDGVRYGTSASEASGGSEGERSEFSGESGGYEGNWNESFARAREEGFGAEVKRRILLGTYALSAGYHDKYYKKAQDARAWVAQDFDAAFEAVDVLASPTMPVLPPRLGESLDDPLQLYLTDANTVPVNLANLPAISVPAGEADGLPVGLQLIGPKFGEETIIRTASAVEN; encoded by the coding sequence ATGGCCGCCGACCTCAACATCTTCGTCACCGAGGAGACCGTCGAGTCCGACGCCGACGGCCCGCTGAGCGGCAAGACCGTCGCCGTCAAGGACAACATCAGCACCGAGGGTCTCCGCACGACCTGCGGGTCCGCGATGCTCGACGACTACGTCCCGCCGTACGACGCGACGGTCGTCAAGCGCCTGAAGGACGCGGGCGCGACCATCGTCGGCAAGGCGAACATGGACGAGTTCGGGATGGGGTCGACCACCGAGACGTCGGCGTTCGGCGCGACGAAGAACCCCGTCGACCCCGAACGCGTTCCCGGCGGCTCCTCCGGCGGTTCCGCGGCGGCGGTCGCGGCGGGCGAAGCCGACCTCGCACTCGGCACCGACACCGGCGGCTCGGTCCGCAACCCCGCGGCGTTCTGCGGCGTCGTCGGCATCAAACCCACCTACGGACTCGTCTCGCGCTACGGGCTCGTCGCCTACGCAAACTCGTTGGAGCAGATAGGTCCGTTCGCGCCCACCGTCGCGGAGGCGGCGGAACTGCTCGACGTGATCGCGGGCCCGGATGCGAAGGACGCGACGACCCGCGACGAGGGGGTAAACTCCGACTACGCCGGTGCCGCCGACGGCGACGTCGACGGACTCACTGTCGGCGTACCCACGGAACTGGTCGAGGGCGCGGACGACCGCGTCGTCGAGGCGTTCGAGGCGGCGCTGTCGGAGCTCGAAGCGCAGGGTGCGGAGACGACCGAAGTGAGCCTCGAATCGGTCGGTCACGCGGTGCAGGCGTACTACGTCATCGCCATGTCGGAGGCCTCCTCGAACCTCGCGCGGTTCGACGGCGTGCGATACGGGACCTCCGCGAGCGAGGCGAGCGGAGGCTCGGAGGGCGAGCGGAGCGAGTTCTCCGGTGAATCCGGCGGCTACGAGGGCAACTGGAACGAGTCGTTCGCCCGCGCCCGCGAGGAAGGCTTCGGCGCGGAGGTCAAACGCCGCATCCTCCTCGGCACGTACGCGCTCTCGGCGGGCTACCACGATAAGTACTACAAGAAGGCCCAGGACGCCCGCGCGTGGGTGGCGCAGGACTTCGACGCCGCCTTCGAGGCGGTCGACGTGCTCGCCTCGCCGACGATGCCGGTCCTCCCGCCGCGACTCGGCGAGAGCCTCGACGACCCGCTCCAGTTGTATCTGACCGACGCCAACACGGTGCCGGTGAATCTGGCGAACCTCCCCGCCATCTCGGTTCCCGCGGGCGAGGCCGACGGACTCCCCGTGGGCCTGCAGCTCATCGGCCCGAAGTTCGGCGAGGAGACGATTATTCGGACGGCCAGCGCCGTCGAGAACTGA
- a CDS encoding TM2 domain-containing protein — protein sequence MAGDTDASTGTEAAATGESRTVYCRNCGERIDAEAELCPNCGVRQRPPPSAVDDRRLVAALLAILLGSFGAHRFYLGRTKTGLLYLLFFWTGIPGLVGIVEGALYLSKSREEFEARYVEREH from the coding sequence ATGGCGGGTGACACCGACGCGTCAACGGGGACTGAGGCGGCCGCGACGGGCGAGAGCCGGACCGTCTACTGCCGCAACTGCGGCGAACGGATAGACGCCGAAGCTGAACTCTGTCCGAACTGCGGCGTCCGACAGCGCCCGCCGCCCTCTGCCGTCGACGACAGACGACTCGTCGCGGCGCTGCTGGCCATCCTGCTGGGGTCGTTCGGCGCGCACAGGTTCTACCTCGGCCGGACGAAGACGGGTCTCCTCTATCTCCTGTTCTTCTGGACGGGGATTCCCGGCCTCGTCGGCATCGTCGAGGGCGCGCTCTACCTCTCGAAGAGCCGCGAGGAGTTCGAAGCGCGGTACGTCGAACGCGAGCACTGA
- a CDS encoding TrkH family potassium uptake protein: MRLRVDYRASLSLVGTVLKYLVVPLTLPVVVALYYGESVAPFLVTMLVTAAVGVWLERLEPEPDLRAREGFLMVGVTWLAVALVGAIPYLVEAHGIPFLLGPLSPASTLANPVNALFESMSGFSTTGSTVLGDISFETHTRAIMMWRQLTQWLGGMGIVVLAVAILPELSVGGAQLMDAEAPGPGIEKLTPRIAETARVLWGAYLGFTVLEILLLYGLHRGGMAPQMDFYNAVAHGLTTMPTGGFSPEARSIEAFSAAAQWVIIPFMAVAGTNFALIWHVLADDPRTLVEDREFRAYLGVVAVLTTIIAGLLFSGNGFVTPEAATGGQTYDAAYVVDTAGGIVGSAEPSIRAALFQVLAIVTTTGYASLDFNAWSAPTKYLLLFAMFIGGSAGSTGGGIKIVRWYVILKSVRRELFTTSHPEAVRPVRLGGRALDERAVRGIYAFTLLYLVIFAVATILLGLDAVRVGLDVTALELLSASATTIGNVGPGFGFLGPMGGFGEFSNASKLLMVGLMWIGRLEILPVLVLLTPEYWRR; this comes from the coding sequence ATGCGCCTCCGCGTCGACTACCGCGCCAGTCTCAGTCTCGTCGGGACGGTGCTGAAGTATCTGGTCGTACCGCTCACGCTTCCGGTGGTCGTCGCGCTCTACTACGGCGAGTCGGTCGCACCGTTTCTCGTGACGATGCTCGTCACCGCGGCGGTCGGTGTATGGTTGGAGCGCCTCGAACCCGAACCGGACCTCCGCGCGCGAGAGGGCTTTCTGATGGTCGGTGTGACGTGGCTGGCCGTCGCCCTCGTCGGTGCGATTCCGTATCTCGTCGAGGCTCACGGCATTCCGTTTCTGCTCGGGCCTCTCTCGCCGGCGTCGACGCTCGCAAACCCCGTGAACGCGCTGTTCGAGAGTATGAGCGGCTTCTCTACTACGGGTTCGACCGTTCTCGGTGACATCTCCTTCGAGACCCACACCCGCGCCATCATGATGTGGCGACAGCTCACGCAGTGGCTCGGCGGGATGGGTATCGTCGTCCTCGCCGTCGCTATCCTCCCGGAGCTATCGGTCGGCGGCGCGCAGTTGATGGACGCCGAAGCGCCCGGGCCGGGTATCGAGAAGCTCACTCCCCGCATCGCCGAGACGGCACGGGTGCTGTGGGGCGCGTACCTCGGGTTCACCGTTTTGGAAATCCTCCTCCTGTACGGCCTCCACCGCGGTGGGATGGCACCGCAGATGGATTTCTACAACGCCGTCGCTCACGGGCTGACGACGATGCCCACCGGCGGCTTCTCGCCGGAGGCGCGGAGCATCGAGGCGTTCTCGGCCGCCGCCCAGTGGGTCATCATCCCCTTCATGGCCGTCGCCGGGACGAACTTCGCGCTCATCTGGCACGTGTTGGCGGACGACCCCCGGACGCTCGTCGAGGATAGGGAGTTCCGCGCGTATCTCGGCGTCGTCGCGGTGCTCACCACGATCATCGCCGGACTCCTGTTCAGCGGTAACGGGTTCGTCACCCCCGAGGCGGCCACGGGCGGACAGACGTACGACGCGGCCTACGTCGTCGACACCGCCGGCGGCATCGTCGGGAGCGCCGAACCGTCGATACGGGCGGCGCTGTTTCAAGTTCTCGCCATCGTGACGACGACGGGGTACGCCAGCCTCGACTTCAACGCCTGGAGCGCGCCCACGAAGTATCTCCTCCTGTTTGCGATGTTCATCGGTGGCAGCGCGGGGTCGACCGGTGGCGGCATCAAAATCGTCCGCTGGTACGTCATCCTCAAATCCGTCCGCCGCGAGCTGTTCACGACGTCTCACCCGGAGGCGGTCCGCCCAGTCAGACTCGGCGGGCGCGCGCTCGACGAGCGGGCGGTTCGCGGCATCTACGCCTTCACGCTCCTCTATCTCGTCATCTTCGCCGTCGCCACGATACTACTCGGACTGGACGCCGTCCGCGTCGGACTCGACGTCACCGCGTTGGAGCTCCTGAGCGCGTCGGCGACGACCATCGGCAACGTCGGGCCGGGGTTCGGCTTCCTCGGACCGATGGGCGGATTCGGCGAGTTCTCGAACGCCTCGAAGCTGTTGATGGTCGGACTGATGTGGATCGGGCGGTTGGAGATTCTCCCTGTCTTGGTCCTGCTGACGCCGGAGTACTGGCGGCGGTGA
- the trkA gene encoding Trk system potassium transporter TrkA, whose protein sequence is MRVIIIGAGQVGESIASDLDRSHEVVVVERDSNRVEDLTYSLDVLAIQGDGTSLSVLREAGIDEADMLIATTDNDETNIVACATAKAISDAFTVARVKNTEHLRTWQHSGDAFGIDFMVCTNLLAAEAIVRIIGLPAARDVDPFAEGRVQMAEFEVSADSPVADQTVREADRFDSLTFAAILRNGEVVIPRGESVISAGDRVVVIGSPESVQGFSDALVPADSLGSPDEVVIVGGSEVSYHVARLLEERGLRPRLIEYDADRARRLAEQLPGTIVMESDATNAEFLEREHVGDADVVVSALGSDEKNLLVSLLATRLGAARTVAVIDTPAYVELFEAVGVDVGLNPREVVAEEITRFTHEGGAENVALIESDKAEVLEIEVDRDSILVGQPIREVMTELPSGVVIGAITRQDEFVTPRGDTVIEPGDHVVVFVAIEVLDDVGPKL, encoded by the coding sequence GTGCGCGTGATCATCATCGGCGCCGGTCAGGTCGGCGAGAGCATCGCTTCGGACCTCGACCGGAGCCACGAAGTCGTCGTCGTCGAGCGCGACAGTAACCGCGTCGAGGACCTCACGTACTCGCTGGACGTGCTCGCCATCCAAGGCGACGGCACGTCGCTGTCAGTGCTTCGAGAGGCCGGTATCGACGAGGCGGACATGCTCATCGCGACGACGGACAACGACGAGACGAACATCGTCGCCTGCGCGACGGCGAAAGCCATCAGCGACGCGTTCACCGTCGCCCGCGTGAAGAACACCGAACATCTCCGGACGTGGCAGCACTCCGGCGACGCTTTCGGCATCGACTTCATGGTCTGTACGAACTTGCTGGCGGCGGAGGCCATCGTCCGCATCATCGGCCTGCCCGCCGCCCGCGACGTCGACCCGTTCGCGGAGGGCCGCGTCCAGATGGCCGAGTTCGAGGTGAGCGCCGACAGTCCCGTCGCCGACCAGACCGTGCGCGAGGCCGACCGTTTCGACTCGCTGACGTTCGCCGCTATCCTCCGAAACGGCGAGGTCGTCATCCCCCGCGGGGAGTCGGTAATCAGCGCCGGCGACAGGGTCGTCGTCATCGGGAGCCCCGAGAGCGTCCAGGGGTTCTCGGACGCGTTGGTCCCCGCCGACTCACTGGGGTCGCCCGACGAAGTCGTCATCGTCGGCGGGAGCGAGGTCAGCTACCACGTCGCTCGCCTGCTCGAAGAGCGGGGACTGCGCCCGCGACTCATCGAGTACGACGCCGACCGCGCGCGCCGCCTCGCCGAGCAACTGCCGGGAACCATCGTGATGGAGAGCGACGCGACGAACGCCGAGTTCCTCGAACGCGAACACGTCGGCGACGCCGACGTCGTCGTCTCCGCGCTCGGCTCCGACGAGAAGAACCTCCTCGTCTCGCTTCTGGCCACTCGTCTCGGCGCTGCCCGAACGGTGGCGGTTATCGACACGCCCGCGTACGTCGAACTGTTCGAGGCCGTCGGCGTCGACGTCGGGTTGAACCCCCGCGAAGTCGTCGCCGAGGAGATCACGCGTTTCACCCACGAGGGCGGCGCGGAGAACGTCGCGCTCATCGAGAGCGACAAAGCCGAAGTTCTGGAGATAGAAGTCGACCGCGACAGCATCCTCGTGGGACAGCCCATCAGAGAGGTGATGACGGAACTCCCCTCCGGCGTCGTCATCGGCGCTATCACCCGCCAGGACGAGTTCGTCACCCCGCGCGGTGACACCGTCATCGAACCCGGCGACCACGTCGTCGTCTTCGTCGCAATCGAAGTGCTCGACGACGTGGGACCGAAGCTCTGA
- a CDS encoding SRPBCC family protein, with the protein MDEIAVSTVVYLPPEEVYEFLVDFPRYANYSKYLTDVRADGDGSPGTEYALRFEWWKLDYTARSEVTELLPPTRIEWRLTRKLDAEGRWLVEPLEELPADAPPDADAACRVVLEVEFDPDSAHGALDLPMFVSFDWVIEKIKPLVVKEAERVVERVVADLEGRERSVTLTVRDRPDEL; encoded by the coding sequence GTGGACGAGATTGCCGTCTCGACGGTCGTCTACCTCCCGCCCGAGGAGGTGTACGAGTTCCTCGTCGATTTCCCTCGATACGCGAACTACTCGAAGTATCTCACCGATGTGCGCGCCGACGGCGACGGCTCGCCGGGAACCGAGTACGCGCTCCGGTTCGAGTGGTGGAAGCTCGACTACACCGCCCGCTCGGAGGTGACGGAGCTGCTCCCGCCGACGCGCATCGAGTGGCGACTCACCCGAAAGCTCGACGCTGAGGGCCGATGGCTCGTCGAACCGCTGGAGGAACTGCCGGCGGACGCGCCGCCCGACGCCGACGCCGCCTGCCGCGTCGTCTTGGAGGTCGAGTTCGACCCCGACAGCGCCCACGGCGCGCTGGATCTGCCGATGTTCGTCTCCTTCGACTGGGTGATAGAGAAGATAAAGCCCCTCGTGGTCAAGGAGGCCGAGCGGGTCGTCGAACGCGTCGTCGCCGACCTCGAAGGCCGCGAGCGGTCGGTGACGCTCACCGTCCGAGACCGGCCGGACGAACTCTGA
- a CDS encoding ABC transporter substrate-binding protein: MQRRQYLGLGAGALVTALAGCSDTTGESAPSGGSETPDGTEATETGSETQSGQNQSYTVSMPPVGAVEFDDVPETWVANNGSWADMGVALGLEPPKGVWLTERYHTQYYDQIPDVSVDKSEMVSLYQDGVSKELFYELDADVHVIDPNFLMNRFKGWEQADIDEIREQIGPFFGNSIFSTGYSWHEDYPYLSLMEAFEKLSEVFQRQDRYAAFESVHEEFQSNLESVVSEQSDRPSVAILWPAPVDQPDSFSPYLIGDGTSFKQWRDLQVRDALADTNVKDFHADRGAIDYETLLEIDPDVLLLRGNEQKSAAEFENTVLSFMRDHNTASELTAVQNGDVYRGGPLYQGPITNLLLTERAARQVYGADEQLFDRQRVADIVNGND, from the coding sequence ATGCAACGACGACAGTACCTCGGTCTCGGGGCCGGTGCGCTCGTGACGGCGCTCGCCGGTTGCTCGGACACGACGGGCGAATCGGCGCCGTCGGGGGGTTCGGAGACGCCCGACGGGACGGAAGCGACGGAAACCGGCTCGGAGACGCAGTCCGGACAGAACCAGTCGTACACGGTGTCGATGCCGCCGGTCGGTGCCGTCGAGTTCGACGACGTGCCGGAGACGTGGGTCGCCAACAACGGCAGTTGGGCGGACATGGGGGTCGCCCTCGGCCTCGAACCGCCCAAGGGCGTTTGGCTCACCGAGCGATACCACACCCAGTACTACGACCAAATTCCGGACGTCTCGGTCGACAAGTCCGAGATGGTCTCGCTCTATCAGGACGGCGTCAGCAAGGAGCTGTTCTACGAACTCGACGCGGACGTCCACGTCATCGACCCGAACTTCCTGATGAACCGATTCAAGGGATGGGAGCAGGCGGATATCGACGAAATCCGCGAGCAGATCGGCCCGTTCTTCGGAAACAGCATCTTCTCGACGGGGTACTCCTGGCACGAGGACTACCCGTACCTCTCGCTCATGGAGGCGTTCGAGAAGCTCTCAGAGGTGTTCCAACGACAGGACCGATACGCGGCGTTCGAGTCGGTCCACGAGGAGTTCCAGTCCAACCTCGAATCGGTCGTCTCCGAGCAGAGCGACCGTCCCTCGGTCGCCATTCTCTGGCCCGCGCCGGTCGACCAGCCGGACTCGTTCTCGCCGTATCTCATCGGAGACGGGACGAGTTTCAAGCAGTGGCGCGACCTCCAGGTGCGAGACGCGCTCGCGGACACGAACGTGAAAGACTTCCATGCGGACCGCGGCGCGATCGACTACGAGACGCTGTTGGAGATCGACCCCGACGTGCTGCTGCTCCGCGGCAACGAGCAGAAGAGCGCAGCGGAGTTCGAGAACACCGTCCTCAGCTTCATGCGGGACCACAACACGGCGAGCGAACTCACCGCGGTGCAAAATGGCGACGTCTATCGCGGCGGTCCGCTCTATCAGGGTCCGATTACGAATCTCTTGCTCACCGAGCGGGCCGCGCGTCAGGTGTACGGCGCCGACGAGCAACTGTTCGACCGCCAGCGGGTCGCAGACATCGTCAACGGAAACGACTGA
- a CDS encoding FecCD family ABC transporter permease, whose translation MASDTRTGEYANATNRRFGWVNSSLVTLSVASVVVVVLGALVQVSFGAYTMSIGQAWQAVFDPAVLTNPYLLMQFFFGDAVAEAVAGAFGLGTATPELSRETLIVWNIRLPRVVVGALVGANLAISGAIFQAVTRNELASPYILGVSSGAGLMILLTLVFFTGLAVYLPILAALGGTVAFLIVYGIAWKNGTSPIRLVLAGVIVSTIFGSLQTAIFFFANDIGIVQSAIAWTTGSLTGTDWEQVRMALPWTVLSVVLAVAGSRQLNVLLLGGKTAQALGMSVERVRFALSGVAILAASAAIAVAGIVGFVGLVVPHIVRNIVGSDYRRLVVGCMFVGPALMVGADVGARLALSPAQIPVGIVTGLVGGPYFLYLMRKKQQLGEI comes from the coding sequence ATGGCGAGTGACACGCGGACCGGCGAGTACGCGAACGCGACGAATCGCCGGTTCGGGTGGGTGAACTCGTCGCTCGTCACGCTCTCCGTCGCGAGCGTCGTCGTCGTCGTCCTCGGCGCGCTCGTCCAGGTGAGTTTCGGCGCGTACACGATGAGCATCGGACAGGCGTGGCAGGCGGTGTTCGACCCCGCAGTCCTGACGAACCCCTACCTACTGATGCAGTTCTTCTTCGGCGACGCCGTCGCCGAGGCGGTCGCCGGCGCGTTCGGTCTGGGGACCGCCACGCCGGAGCTCAGTAGAGAGACGCTCATCGTCTGGAACATCAGGCTCCCGCGCGTCGTCGTCGGCGCGCTCGTCGGCGCGAACCTCGCCATCTCGGGGGCGATATTCCAGGCCGTGACGCGCAACGAACTCGCCTCGCCGTACATCCTCGGCGTCAGTTCCGGCGCGGGGCTGATGATTCTGCTCACGCTCGTCTTCTTCACGGGGCTCGCGGTTTACCTACCGATTCTCGCCGCGCTCGGCGGTACGGTCGCGTTCCTCATCGTCTACGGCATCGCCTGGAAGAACGGGACGAGTCCGATTCGGCTCGTGCTGGCGGGCGTCATCGTCTCGACCATCTTCGGGTCGCTGCAGACGGCTATCTTCTTCTTCGCCAACGACATCGGTATCGTCCAGAGCGCAATCGCGTGGACGACGGGGTCATTGACCGGGACCGACTGGGAACAGGTTCGGATGGCGCTGCCGTGGACGGTACTGTCGGTGGTGTTGGCCGTCGCCGGGTCGCGCCAGCTGAACGTGCTACTGCTCGGCGGGAAGACCGCTCAGGCGCTCGGGATGTCCGTCGAGCGCGTCCGCTTCGCGCTGTCGGGCGTCGCCATTCTGGCTGCGAGCGCCGCCATCGCGGTCGCCGGAATCGTCGGCTTCGTCGGCCTCGTCGTCCCGCACATCGTCCGCAACATCGTCGGCAGCGACTACCGTCGGCTGGTCGTCGGTTGTATGTTCGTCGGCCCCGCGCTGATGGTCGGCGCGGACGTGGGCGCGCGTCTCGCGCTCAGTCCGGCGCAGATTCCGGTCGGCATCGTCACCGGCCTCGTCGGCGGTCCGTACTTCCTCTATCTCATGCGGAAGAAACAGCAACTGGGTGAAATCTGA
- a CDS encoding ABC transporter ATP-binding protein gives MVDTNVSADSAASSNATKSSNATKSSNAVSNRTNGETADEGVQTEAVDATELVGENLAIGYPTTPEPVVECDSVVVPAGEVTALVGPNGSGKSTLLRSLSNQLKPERGSVLLDGHELQTFGTKELAKRLGLLSQENEAPGSLTVEELVYHGRYPHRGFFETVNEEDEAAVDEAISLAGVEHIRDSQVGNLSGGQKQLAWIAMVLAQDTDVLLLDEPTTYLDLHHQLRVMEVVRTLNRERDVTVAVVLHDIGQAARFADNLVAMRDGELYDWGPPRKVVTEELLRDVFRVEATVDADHPTGPHISPHRAMDE, from the coding sequence ATGGTAGATACGAACGTCTCGGCGGATTCGGCAGCGTCGTCGAACGCGACAAAGTCGTCGAACGCGACAAAGTCGTCGAACGCGGTATCGAACCGAACGAACGGAGAAACGGCCGACGAGGGGGTGCAGACGGAGGCCGTCGACGCGACGGAACTCGTCGGCGAGAACCTCGCAATCGGCTACCCGACGACGCCGGAACCGGTGGTCGAGTGCGACTCCGTCGTCGTCCCCGCAGGGGAAGTGACCGCACTCGTCGGCCCGAACGGGTCCGGCAAGAGCACGCTGCTTCGATCGTTGTCGAACCAACTCAAACCGGAACGTGGGAGCGTCCTTCTGGACGGCCACGAACTCCAGACGTTCGGGACGAAGGAACTCGCCAAGCGACTCGGTCTCCTCTCGCAGGAGAACGAAGCGCCCGGGAGCCTCACCGTCGAAGAGCTCGTCTATCACGGCCGCTACCCCCACCGCGGCTTCTTCGAGACGGTCAATGAGGAGGACGAGGCGGCCGTCGACGAGGCCATCTCGCTGGCGGGCGTCGAGCACATCCGCGACTCGCAGGTCGGCAACCTCAGCGGCGGGCAGAAGCAGTTGGCGTGGATTGCGATGGTGCTGGCGCAGGACACCGACGTGCTGTTGCTGGACGAACCGACGACGTATCTCGACCTGCACCACCAGTTGCGCGTGATGGAGGTCGTCCGGACGCTCAACCGCGAACGCGACGTCACCGTCGCCGTCGTCCTCCACGACATCGGCCAGGCGGCGCGCTTCGCGGACAACCTCGTCGCCATGCGCGACGGCGAACTGTACGACTGGGGGCCGCCGCGAAAAGTCGTCACCGAGGAACTGCTCCGGGACGTGTTCCGGGTCGAAGCCACTGTCGACGCCGACCATCCGACGGGGCCGCACATCTCGCCGCACCGCGCGATGGACGAGTGA